A window from Solanum stenotomum isolate F172 chromosome 5, ASM1918654v1, whole genome shotgun sequence encodes these proteins:
- the LOC125864892 gene encoding zinc finger BED domain-containing protein DAYSLEEPER-like: MATPETPVTPATPTENHEMVHEHEMIPEHEMGHEHEMGHEHDMSHELDMGHEHEMMHEHEMMQEHEMVEHEIVLGNEMVPGNGMVQDYEMIPGNEMVLAEPQPNNVVTPETQPGKHRKKKSIVWEHFTIENVAVGTRRAQCKKCKQSFAYSTGSKVAGTSHLKRHIAKGSCPVVLRNQQNDQLTPYSAPPKMTGYGGSNGAPKRRYRTASTPYVAFDPDRCRQEISKMIIMHDYPLHMVEHPGFLTFVQNLQPRFDMVSFNTVQGDCVATYLREKQAIQKVIEGVPGWICLTLDMWSSHHTVGYVFITGQYVDSEWKIHRKILNVIMEPYPDSEMAFSHAVAACLSDWSMEGKLFSVTINQPLGDAAIDNLRALLSVKNPLVLNGQLLVGNCLARTLSSIAQDAFKAVQGTVKKVRDSVKYVKTSESHEEKFIELKQQLQVPSTKMLTLDDRTQWNTTYEMLLAATELKEVFSCLDALDPDFKDAPSLEDWKQVETLCTYLKIFFDTANLLTAPTIPTTNTFFHEAWKIQLELARAAASEDPFTSRLTKMMQEMFDNYWKSCCIMLAIAVVMDPRFKMKLVEFSFSKIYGEEAAAYVKTVEEGIHELFNEYVSLPLPLTPTYVEEVNGSAMRQEDGQGFDASCNGLGLTDFDVYIMETSSQQSRSELDQYLEESLLPRVHEFDVVGWWKLNRMKYPTLSKMARDILSVPVSTVTADSIFSTVSKEMDHYRCSLRPETVEALICAKDWLQNASIDTSPVPIKMEVPI, translated from the coding sequence ATGGCAACCCCAGAAACACCTGTTACTCCGGCAACTCCCACCGAAAACCATGAGATGGTCCATGAACATGAGATGATACCTGAACATGAGATGGGCCATGAACATGAGATGGGCCATGAACATGATATGAGCCATGAACTTGATATGGGCCATGAACATGAGATGATGCATGAACATGAGATGATGCAGGAACATGAGATGGTTGAACACGAGATAGTGCTTGGCAATGAGATGGTCCCGGGCAATGGAATGGTTCAGGACTATGAGATGATTCCAGGAAATGAGATGGTTCTTGCAGAGCCACAACCCAACAATGTTGTAACACCAGAAACTCAACCTGGTAAGCATAGGAAAAAGAAATCGATAGTTTGGGAGCACTTCACCATTGAAAATGTTGCTGTTGGGACTAGAAGGGCACAATGTAAGAAGTGCAAGCAATCGTTTGCATATAGTACAGGGTCAAAAGTAGCAGGAACTAGTCATCTGAAGCGCCATATTGCCAAAGGATCATGTCCAGTAGTCCTGCGTAATCAGCAGAATGATCAATTGACCCCATATAGTGCTCCTCCTAAGATGACTGGATATGGGGGTAGTAATGGTGCACCTAAAAGACGTTATCGAACTGCTTCTACTCCTTACGTTGCTTTTGATCCAGACCGGTGCCGCCAGGAAATCTCTAAGATGATTATCATGCATGACTATCCCCTTCACATGGTTGAGCATCCAGGCTTTCTTACTTTTGTTCAGAATCTTCAGCCTCGTTTTGATATGGTGAGTTTCAACACTGTGCAAGGAGATTGTGTGGCAACTTACCTTAGAGAAAAGCAAGCCATCCAGAAGGTGATTGAGGGAGTGCCTGGGTGGATCTGCTTAACACTAGATATGTGGTCCTCCCACCACACTGTGGGCTATGTATTCATAACTGGGCAGTATGTTGACAGTGAGTGGAAAATTCATAGGAAAATACTCAATGTCATCATGGAACCATATCCAGATTCTGAGATGGCTTTCAGCCATGCTGTTGCGGCTTGCCTTTCTGACTGGAGTATGGAGGGGAAGTTATTTTCTGTCACTATTAATCAACCACTGGGTGATGCTGCTATTGATAATCTTAGAGCTTTACTCTCTGTGAAGAACCCACTTGTGCTTAACGGTCAATTATTGGTTGGAAATTGTCTTGCTCGAACTTTAAGCAGCATTGCCCAAGATGCGTTTAAAGCTGTGCAAGGAACTGTCAAAAAAGTTAGAGATAGTGTCAAGTATGTGAAAACATCGGAATCTCATGAGGAAAAGTTTATTGAGCTCAAACAGCAGCTTCAGGTGCCTAGCACAAAGATGCTGACCCTTGATGACCGAACTCAATGGAACACAACATATGAGATGTTGTTGGCTGCAACGGAGTTGAAGGAAGTATTTTCATGCTTGGATGCATTAGATCCTGATTTCAAAGATGCCCCATCATTGGAAGACTGGAAGCAAGTTGAGACTCTGTGCACTTACTTGAAAATCTTCTTTGACACTGCCAATCTCCTGACTGCACCAACAATTCCAACAACCAACACATTCTTCCATGAAGCGTGGAAGATTCAATTGGAATTGGCTCGTGCTGCAGCAAGTGAAGACCCATTCACCAGCAGACTTACCAAAATGATGCAAGAGATGTTTGATAATTATTGGAAGAGCTGTTGCATAATGTTGGCTATTGCCGTAGTAATGGATCCACGCTTCAAAATGAAACTTGTTGAGTTCAGTTTTTCCAAAATATATGGGGAAGAAGCAGCCGCCTACGTGAAGACTGTTGAGGAGGGAATCCATGAGCTCTTCAATGAATATGTGTCTCTTCCTCTACCTCTAACACCAACTTATGTTGAAGAAGTAAATGGCAGTGCTATGAGGCAGGAGGATGGCCAAGGCTTCGATGCCTCTTGTAATGGGCTTGGTCTTACTGATTTTGACGTCTACATTATGGAGACTTCGAGCCAGCAGTCAAGGTCAGAACTTGATCAATATCTGGAAGAGTCCTTGCTGCCTCGTGTTCACGAGTTTGATGTGGTGGGTTGGTGGAAGCTTAACAGAATGAAGTACCCAACTTTGTCAAAAATGGCTCGTGATATCTTGTCAGTTCCTGTTTCAACAGTAACTGCTGATTCTATATTTAGCACGGTTA
- the LOC125864842 gene encoding villin-2-like, translating into MSNSVNALEPAFQGAGQRIGTEIWRIEDFQPVPLPKSECGKFYSGDSYIILQTTSGKGGSYIYDIHFWLGKDTSQDEAGTAAIKTVELDAILGGRAVQHREIQGHESDKFLSFFKPCIIPLEGGIASGFKKPEEEEFETRLYVCKGKRVVRMKQVPFSRSSLNHDDVFILDSKDKIYQFNGANSNIQERAKALEVIQFLKDKYHEGTCDVAIVDDGNLQAETDSGSFWVLFGGFAPIGKKVASEDDIVPEKTPAKLYSITDGQVSPVDGELPKSSLENNKCYLLDCGAEVFVWVGRVTQLEERKATTQAAEEFLSSQNRPKSTHVTRLIQGNETYSFKSNFDSWPSGSAPAAEEGRGKVAALLKQQGIGVKGASKSAPVNEEVPPLLEGGGKIEVWRINGNAKTPVTGDDIGKFHCGDCYIVLYTYHHSDRKEDYYLCWWIGKDSVEEDQNMAAKLASTMCNSLKGRPVLGRIYQGKEPPQFVAIFQPLLVLKGGLSSGYKNYIADKGLNDETYTADSVALIQVSGTSVHNNKAVQVDAVAASLNSNECFLLQSGSSVFSWHGNQSTYEQQQLAATLAEFLKPGVTVKHTKEGTESSSFWFAVGGKQSYTSKKVAPEVTRDPHLFVYSINKGKFEIEEIYNFSQDDLLTEDVLLLDTHAEVFVWVGQSSDPKEKQSSFEIGQKYIEMAACLEGLSPNVPLYKVTEGNEPCFFTTFFSWDPAKAIAHGNSFQKKVMLLFGVGHASEKQPRSNGTNHGGSTQRASALAALNSAFNSPSPAKSASSPRSGRSPGSQRAAAIAALSSVLSAEKKQSPEGSSPLRLSRTSSVDPIPLGNGVSTTEVLGSKEVPEFKETETVEHAEADGEDIGPKPEPEQEETDSDGSQITYSYERLKAKSKNPVTRIDFKRREAYLSDEEFQSILKMTKESFYKLPKWKQDIHKKKVDLF; encoded by the exons ATGTCTAACTCTGTTAATGCCTTAGAACCTGCATTTCAGGGTGCGGGTCAGAGAAT AGGGACCGAAATTTGGAGAATTGAGGATTTCCAACCAGTTCCATTGCCAAAGTCCGAATGTGGTAAATTCTACTCGGGTGATTCTTACATCATCTTGCAG ACAACTTCTGGCAAGGGAGGttcttatatatatgatatacaCTTCTGGCTTGGAAAGGATACTAGTCAG GATGAAGCTGGAACTGCAGCTATCAAAACTGTTGAGCTTGATGCGATTCTTGGAGGGCGAGCAGTACAGCATAGGGAAATCCAAGGTCATGAATCGGACAAATTTTTATCATTCTTTAAGCCATGCATTATACCATTGGAAGGTGGTATTGCATCTGGATTCAAGAAACCAGAAGAGGAAGAATTTGAAACAAGGTTGTATGTCTGCAAGGGCAAACGAGTTGTCAGGATGAAGCAG GTCCCATTTTCCCGGTCCTCTCTAAATCATGATGATGTGTTCATTCTGGACTCTAAAGACAAGATATATCAGTTCAATGGTGCAAATTCCAATATCCAGGAGAGGGCCAAAGCATTAGAAGTTATTCAGTTCTTGAAGGACAAGTATCACGAGGGGACATGTGATGTTGCAATTGTTG ATGATGGGAATTTACAAGCTGAGACGGATTCCGGTTCCTTCTGGGTGCTCTTTGGTGGCTTTGCTCCAATTGGCAAAAAGGTTGCTAGTGAAGATGATATAGTTCCAGAGAAGACACCTGCTAAACTTTATAG CATTACTGATGGTCAAGTCAGTCCTGTGGATGGTGAACTTCCAAAATCCAGCTTAGAAAACAATAAATGCTATCTTTTGGATTGTGGTGCTGAGGTATTTGTTTGGGTTGGCCGTGTAACTCAACTGGAAGAGAGGAAAGCTACCACTCAAGCTGCAGAG GAATTTCTTTCCAGTCAAAATAGACCCAAGTCAACACATGTAACCCGACTTATTCAAGGCAATGAAACATATTCATTCAAGTCCAACTTTGACTCTTGGCCATCAGGGTCTGCACCGGCTGCTGAGGAGGGAAGAGGAAAAGTAGCAG CTTTGCTGAAGCAACAAGGGATTGGTGTTAAAGGTGCTAGCAAAAGTGCTCCTGTAAACGAGGAAGTCCCTCCGTTGCTTGAAGGGGGTGGAAAAATAGAG GTTTGGCGTATCAATGGTAATGCAAAGACCCCAGTCACCGGAGATGATATTGGTAAATTTCACTGTGGAGATTGCTATATCGTTCTTTACACTTACCACCACAGTGACAGGAAAGAAGATTATTATCTATGCTGGTGGATTGGAAAGGATAGCGTTGAG GAGGACCAAAACATGGCTGCTAAATTGGCTAGTACAATGTGCAATTCACTTAAAGGGAGACCAGTGCTG GGTCGCATATATCAAGGGAAAGAACCACCACAATTTGTTGCAATCTTCCAGCCCTTGTTGGTCCTTAAG GGTGGATTAAGCTCTGgctataaaaattatattgctGACAAAGGCCTGAATGATGAAACCTACACTGCTGATTCCGTGGCACTTATTCAAGTATCTGGAACTTCTGTGCATAACAACAAAGCAGTTCAAGTTGATGCT GTGGCAGCTTCACTGAACTCTAATGAGTGTTTTCTTCTGCAATCTGGCTCATCAGTATTTAGTTGGCATGGAAACCAGAGTACCTATGAGCAGCAGCAATTAGCAGCAACTCTTGCAGAATTCTTGAAG CCTGGAGTGACTGTGAAACACACTAAAGAAGGAACAGAGAGCTCATCTTTCTGGTTTGCTGTGGGAGGAAAACAAAGCTACACCAGCAAAAAAGTAGCCCCAGAGGTCACCAGAGACCCCCACTTGTTTGTGTATTCCATTAATAAAG GAAAATTTGAG ATTGAAGAAATCTACAACTTCTCTCAAGATGATTTATTGACCGAGGATGTTTTATTACTTGATACACATGCTGAAGTGTTTGTTTGGGTTGGTCAGTCGTCAGATCCCAAAGAAAAGCAAAGTTCTTTTGAAATTGGACAG AAATACATAGAGATGGCTGCATGTTTGGAAGGGCTGTCTCCTAATGTTCCATTGTATAAAGTCACGGAAGGAAATGAGCCTTGCTTCTTTACAACATTTTTCTCCTGGGATCCTGCAAAAGCTATT GCACACGGAAACTCATTCCAGAAGAAGGTTATGCTACTCTTTGGAGTTGGTCATGCTTCAGAG AAACAGCCAAGGTCCAATGGTACAAATCATGGTGGGTCAACCCAAAGAGCTTCTGCTTTGGCTGCTTTAAACTCTGCATTTAATTCCCCATCTCCAGCAAAATCTGCTTCTTCACCAAGGTCAGGGAGAAGTCCTGGTTCACAAAGAGCAGCTGCAATAGCTGCTTTATCTTCTGTTCTCAGTGCTGAAAAGAAGCAGTCACCCGAGGGCAGCTCTCCACTCCGATTAAGTAGAACTTCATCAGTAGATCCTATTCCCCTtg GGAATGGAGTTTCTACTACTGAGGTTTTAGGTTCTAAAGAAGTTCCAGAATTCAAGGAGACCGAGACAGTTGAGCATGCAGAGGCTGATGGGGAAGACATAGGACCGAAGCCAGAACCAGAACAGGAGGAAACTGACAGTGATGGTAGTCAGATTACATATAGCTACGAACGGCTGAAGGCTAAATCTAAAAATCCTGTCACCCGGATTGATTTCAAAAGGAGAGAG GCTTATCTCTCTGACGAGGAATTCCAGTCCATACTGAAAATGACAAAAGAATCTTTCTATAAGTTGCCTAAATGGAAGCAAGATATCCACAAGAAGAAAGTTGATCTCTTCTAA